A window of Solanum stenotomum isolate F172 chromosome 3, ASM1918654v1, whole genome shotgun sequence contains these coding sequences:
- the LOC125859928 gene encoding WAT1-related protein At3g18200: MEPKRGISGKVKLLIALLVLQLCFAGFHIVSRLALNIGVSQIVYPVYRNIIALVLLGPFAYFLEKKERPPLTFSLLVQFFFLALIGITANQGFYILGLYYASPTFASAMQNSVPAITFIMASILRLERIHFMRRDGMAKVLGTIVSVGGATVITLYKGPPLLKGSNISDEEMAASQEDMLNWTWGCVYLLAHCLSWAGWMVLQAPMLKKYPAKLSLTSFTCFFGLIQFLAIAAFTERDPTHWKIQSGEEIYLILYAGIISSGIVISLQTWCIQKGGPVYVASFQPVQTVLVAVMAFLILGDQFYSGGILGGLLIMFGLYLVLWGKTEEKRIANTEETTLTKHLLAPNKEEASTGADNC; this comes from the exons ATGGAACCAAAACGTGGCATTTCTGGAAAAGTGAAACTTCTTATAGCATTGCTTGTTTTGCAATTATGTTTTGCAGGATTTCATATAGTTTCAAGACTTGCACTTAATATTGGTGTCAGCCAAATTGTGTATCCTGTTTATAGAAATATTATTGCATTGGTTTTGTTAGGACCCTTTGCTTATTTCTTGGAAAA GAAGGAAAGACCACCCCTCACATTCTCTCtattggttcaattttttttccttgcaTTAATAGG AATCACAGCAAACCAAGGATTTTATATCTTAGGGTTGTATTATGCATCACCAACCTTTGCTTCAGCAATGCAAAACTCTGTTCCTGCTATTACTTTTATCATGGCTTCTATTCTAAG GCTAGAAAGAATTCATTTTATGAGGAGAGATGGCATGGCTAAAGTTCTGGGAACTATAGTAAGTGTTGGAGGAGCCACAGTTATTACTCTTTACAAGGGCCCTCCTCTGTTAAAAGGAAGCAATATTTCTGATGAAGAAATGGCTGCTTCTCAAGAGGACATGCTGAATTGGACATGGGGTTGTGTTTATTTGCTTGCTCACTGCTTATCATGGGCTGGTTGGATGGTTCTTCAG GCCCCAATGCTGAAGAAGTACCCAGCCAAGCTATCACTTACATCATTTACATGCTTCTTTGGATTGATCCAGTTCCTAGCTATAGCAGCTTTTACAGAAAGGGATCCAACACATTGGAAGATCCAGTCTGGAGAGGAAATTTATCTGATTTTATATGCT GGTATTATCTCTTCtggaatagtcatttctctCCAGACTTGGTGCATTCAGAAAGGAGGACCAGTTTATGTTGCCTCATTCCAGCCTGTGCAAACAGTATTAGTTGCTGTCATGGCTTTTCTAATTCTTGGTGATCAGTTCTACTCTGGCGG GATACTTGGAGGACTTCTGATTATGTTTGGGCTTTACCTAGTTTTGTGGGGTAAAACAGAAGAGAAAAGAATTGCCAATACTGAAGAGACAACATTGACAAAACACCTTCTAGCTCCCAACAAGGAGGAAGCATCTACTGGAGCTGATAATTGCTAA